A stretch of the Ochrobactrum sp. BTU1 genome encodes the following:
- the rpmB gene encoding 50S ribosomal protein L28: MSRACELTGTSVQYGNNVSHANNRTRRRFLPNLCNVTLMSEVLGQSYRLRISASALRSVEHRGGLDAFLVKSDDKELSQRARLLKRQIAKKQAEAAA; encoded by the coding sequence ATGTCCCGCGCTTGTGAATTGACCGGCACCTCGGTCCAGTACGGCAACAATGTAAGCCACGCGAACAACCGTACGCGTCGTCGCTTTCTGCCGAACCTCTGCAACGTTACGCTGATGTCCGAAGTTCTCGGCCAGAGCTATCGTCTGCGCATCTCCGCTTCTGCTCTGCGTTCGGTTGAGCATCGCGGTGGTCTTGATGCATTCCTCGTCAAGTCTGACGACAAGGAACTTTCGCAGCGCGCTCGCCTGCTGAAGCGTCAGATCGCTAAGAAGCAGGCTGAAGCTGCTGCATAA
- a CDS encoding queuosine precursor transporter: protein MPITGPSFARLLPAVIAMCAAVAASNILVQYPFQHFGLGELLTYGAFTYPVAFLVNDLTNRRFGPSAARKVVYAGFVLGVLMSIWLATPRIAIASGSAFLIAQLMDITVFNSLRQKTWWKAPFAAAMFGSVVDTILFFSIAFAASFAWIDAMTGMPDSSLAEPASFLGLGVPLWASLAFGDFFVKVVMGTLMLVPYGAILAIFAPALYAPDRANAAKNTNL, encoded by the coding sequence ATGCCTATTACAGGTCCTTCTTTTGCCCGGCTATTGCCGGCGGTGATAGCGATGTGTGCAGCTGTGGCTGCATCCAACATCCTTGTCCAATATCCTTTCCAGCATTTTGGCCTTGGTGAACTGCTCACCTATGGTGCTTTCACCTATCCGGTGGCATTCCTCGTCAATGATCTGACGAATCGCCGCTTCGGTCCTTCAGCCGCACGCAAGGTCGTCTATGCCGGTTTTGTGCTCGGTGTCCTCATGTCGATCTGGCTTGCAACCCCGCGTATTGCCATTGCATCCGGCTCGGCATTCCTGATCGCACAGCTCATGGACATTACAGTCTTCAATAGCCTGCGTCAGAAGACCTGGTGGAAGGCGCCCTTCGCAGCTGCAATGTTCGGCTCGGTCGTTGATACGATCCTGTTCTTCTCCATCGCCTTTGCTGCAAGCTTTGCGTGGATCGACGCGATGACCGGCATGCCCGATTCGTCGCTGGCAGAACCCGCCTCGTTCCTTGGCCTTGGCGTACCCCTCTGGGCTTCGCTGGCTTTCGGTGACTTCTTCGTAAAGGTCGTGATGGGAACGCTGATGCTGGTGCCTTATGGTGCCATTCTGGCGATTTTCGCACCGGCACTCTATGCGCCAGACCGAGCCAACGCCGCGAAAAACACTAATCTTTAG
- a CDS encoding SDR family oxidoreductase gives MSFNKEKLPLVIITGASSGIGLATAKMFADRGHPLLLLARRLDVMEKLNLPNTLCKSVDVTDRKALVAAVQEAEAKFGPADVIVNNAGVMLLGDATKQNPDEWDRMLEVNVKGLLNGIHAVSAGMVARKHGTIINISSVAGRKTFANHVAYTATKFAVHGLSENLREELSPHDVRVVTIAPGAVETELLSHTNDAGIKAGYEAWKKDMGAPVLSADDVARAIVYAYDQPQGVCIREIVLAATRQQA, from the coding sequence ATGTCCTTTAATAAGGAAAAACTTCCGCTCGTCATTATTACCGGCGCAAGTTCTGGCATTGGCCTGGCTACTGCGAAGATGTTTGCTGATCGTGGCCATCCGCTGCTGCTTCTTGCGCGTCGACTGGACGTCATGGAAAAGCTCAACCTGCCCAACACGCTCTGCAAGTCGGTCGATGTAACCGACCGAAAGGCTCTTGTAGCTGCAGTTCAGGAAGCCGAAGCCAAGTTCGGCCCTGCGGATGTCATCGTCAACAATGCCGGTGTCATGTTGCTGGGCGATGCAACGAAGCAGAACCCGGATGAATGGGACCGGATGCTCGAGGTCAATGTCAAAGGCCTTCTTAATGGCATCCATGCCGTCTCGGCAGGCATGGTGGCACGCAAACATGGCACCATCATCAACATCAGCTCGGTGGCAGGTCGCAAGACATTCGCTAATCATGTGGCCTATACGGCCACGAAATTCGCCGTACACGGGCTTTCTGAGAATCTGCGTGAGGAACTCTCGCCGCATGACGTTCGCGTTGTGACGATAGCTCCAGGTGCCGTCGAGACCGAACTTCTCAGCCACACCAACGACGCAGGCATCAAGGCAGGCTATGAAGCATGGAAGAAGGATATGGGTGCGCCTGTGCTTTCAGCGGACGACGTTGCCCGCGCCATTGTCTACGCCTATGACCAGCCACAGGGCGTCTGCATTCGCGAAATCGTGCTCGCGGCAACCCGCCAGCAGGCTTAA
- the cobT gene encoding cobaltochelatase subunit CobT produces MSGQKSAIGDNSRERKNGPVDSEPFKRAMTATMRAISGENELEVAFSNDRPALTANRARLPDLPKRPTAHDVAVTRGLGDSMALRQARHNARIHASLAPEGKQARAIYDAVEQARVESIGARAMAGVADNLATMLADKYARANFSDVTDKEDAPLEEAISLLLREKLTGRKAPAEAGPVLDLWREWIEQKAGAELARLGENLEDQQAFARTVRDMLASMDMAEELSQEEQSDEQDEDNEQTPDSDENEEGGEESQEGSDSAESEESDSSSEEGEQGEMDAADAASDDMDDSEDVDAETPGDTRRQNQPFANFAEHVDYNVFTREFDEEVEATDLCDEAELDRLRGFLDKQLANLQGVVGRLANRLQRRLMAQQNRSWDFDLEEGYLDTARLVRIVIDPTQPLSYKMERDTDFRDTVVTLVIDNSGSMRGRPITVAATCADILARTLERCGVKVEILGFTTKAWKGGQSREAWLGRGKPSNPGRLNDLRHIIYKSADAPWRRARRNLGLMMREGLLKENIDGEALIWAHQRLLARPEQRKILMMISDGAPVDDSTLSVNPGNYLERHLRAVIEEIETRSPVELIAIGIGHDVTRYYQRAVTIVDAEELAGAMTEQLASLFEERGAEGKGRGRRRAGGR; encoded by the coding sequence ATGTCGGGCCAGAAGTCAGCAATAGGCGATAATTCGCGCGAGCGTAAAAACGGGCCGGTTGATTCCGAGCCGTTCAAGCGGGCAATGACCGCGACCATGCGCGCTATTTCCGGCGAGAATGAGCTGGAAGTGGCTTTCAGCAATGATCGTCCGGCGCTGACCGCCAATCGTGCCCGCCTGCCTGATCTGCCAAAACGTCCGACGGCGCATGATGTTGCCGTTACGCGCGGTCTGGGTGATTCCATGGCGCTGCGTCAGGCGCGCCATAATGCCCGTATTCACGCAAGCCTTGCGCCGGAAGGCAAGCAGGCGCGCGCAATTTATGATGCGGTCGAGCAAGCGCGTGTGGAATCCATTGGTGCCCGCGCAATGGCCGGTGTTGCCGATAATCTTGCGACTATGCTCGCAGATAAATATGCCCGCGCCAATTTCTCCGATGTGACCGACAAGGAAGATGCGCCGCTTGAAGAAGCGATCTCGCTTCTGCTGCGCGAAAAACTGACCGGTCGCAAAGCTCCTGCCGAAGCTGGCCCTGTACTCGATCTCTGGCGCGAGTGGATCGAACAGAAGGCCGGTGCAGAGCTTGCCCGTCTTGGCGAAAATCTGGAAGATCAGCAGGCTTTTGCGCGCACCGTGCGCGATATGCTCGCTTCCATGGATATGGCCGAGGAGCTTTCTCAGGAAGAGCAAAGCGACGAGCAGGACGAAGATAACGAACAGACGCCCGACTCAGACGAAAACGAGGAAGGCGGCGAAGAAAGCCAGGAAGGCTCTGATTCGGCTGAAAGCGAAGAATCGGACAGTTCCAGCGAAGAAGGTGAGCAGGGCGAAATGGATGCCGCCGATGCGGCTTCCGACGATATGGACGACAGCGAAGATGTCGATGCGGAAACGCCGGGCGACACGCGCCGTCAGAACCAGCCTTTTGCCAATTTCGCAGAGCATGTCGATTACAATGTTTTTACGCGCGAATTCGATGAGGAAGTAGAAGCCACCGATCTGTGCGATGAGGCTGAGCTTGATCGTCTGCGCGGCTTCCTCGACAAGCAGCTGGCCAATCTGCAGGGCGTTGTTGGACGTCTCGCAAATCGTCTGCAGCGCCGTCTGATGGCGCAGCAGAACCGTTCCTGGGATTTTGATCTGGAAGAGGGCTATCTCGATACGGCGCGTCTGGTGCGCATCGTGATCGACCCGACACAGCCGCTTTCCTACAAGATGGAACGCGATACGGATTTCCGTGATACGGTCGTGACGCTGGTTATCGATAATTCCGGCTCGATGCGTGGTCGTCCGATAACGGTTGCAGCGACCTGCGCCGATATTCTTGCCCGCACGCTGGAGCGTTGCGGCGTGAAGGTCGAAATTCTCGGCTTCACCACCAAGGCCTGGAAGGGCGGTCAGTCGCGCGAAGCATGGCTGGGCCGTGGCAAGCCGTCCAATCCGGGTCGCCTCAACGATTTGCGCCATATCATCTATAAGAGCGCCGACGCGCCATGGCGCCGAGCACGACGCAATCTCGGCCTGATGATGCGCGAAGGTCTGCTCAAGGAAAATATCGACGGTGAAGCGCTGATCTGGGCGCATCAGCGTCTGTTGGCTCGTCCTGAACAGCGCAAGATCCTGATGATGATTTCCGACGGTGCGCCGGTGGATGATTCAACGCTTTCGGTCAATCCGGGCAATTATCTTGAGCGCCACTTACGCGCGGTCATCGAAGAGATCGAAACCCGTTCGCCGGTTGAGCTGATCGCTATTGGTATCGGTCATGACGTCACCCGCTATTATCAGCGTGCCGTGACCATCGTGGACGCGGAAGAGCTAGCCGGTGCAATGACCGAGCAGCTTGCATCCCTGTTCGAAGAACGGGGCGCAGAAGGCAAAGGCCGCGGACGCCGTCGCGCAGGTGGCCGATAA
- the cobS gene encoding cobaltochelatase subunit CobS, whose product MNKVERDIANLPDTTVSVREVFGIDSDMRVPAYAAGDSYVPERDPDYLFDRQTTLAILAGFAFNRRVMVSGYHGTGKSTHIEQVAARLNWPCVRVNLDSHVSRIDLVGKDAIVVKDGMQVTEFKDGILPWAYQHNVALVFDEYDAGRPDVMFVIQRVLETSGRLTLLDQSRVIHPHPAFRLFATANTVGLGDTTGLYHGTQQINQAQMDRWSIVTTLNYLPHDNEVNIVLAKAKHYQNAEGREIVNKMVRVADMTRQAFINGDLSTVMSPRTVITWSENAAIFNDVGFAFRLTFLNKCDELERQTVAEFYQRAFGEELPESAANIVLA is encoded by the coding sequence ATGAACAAGGTTGAGCGGGATATAGCCAATTTGCCGGATACAACGGTTTCGGTGCGCGAAGTGTTCGGAATTGATTCCGACATGCGGGTGCCAGCCTATGCGGCAGGCGATTCCTATGTGCCGGAACGCGATCCGGATTATCTTTTCGACCGTCAGACGACGCTCGCGATCCTCGCAGGTTTTGCATTTAACCGCCGCGTGATGGTTTCAGGCTATCACGGCACCGGTAAGTCGACCCATATCGAACAGGTCGCTGCACGCCTCAACTGGCCTTGCGTTCGCGTCAACCTCGACAGCCATGTCAGCCGTATCGATCTCGTCGGTAAGGATGCAATCGTCGTAAAAGACGGTATGCAGGTTACTGAATTCAAGGACGGCATTCTGCCTTGGGCCTATCAGCACAATGTTGCGCTGGTTTTTGACGAATATGATGCGGGTCGCCCGGACGTCATGTTCGTGATCCAGCGCGTTCTGGAAACTTCGGGCCGTCTGACCTTGCTCGACCAGAGCCGCGTTATCCATCCGCACCCGGCTTTCCGTCTGTTTGCGACCGCCAACACCGTTGGTTTGGGCGACACGACCGGCCTTTATCATGGCACGCAGCAGATCAACCAGGCCCAGATGGACCGCTGGTCGATCGTCACCACGCTCAACTATCTGCCACACGACAACGAAGTGAACATCGTTCTCGCCAAGGCCAAGCATTACCAGAATGCGGAAGGCCGTGAGATCGTGAACAAGATGGTTCGCGTTGCCGACATGACCCGTCAGGCTTTCATCAACGGCGATCTTTCGACCGTGATGAGCCCGCGTACCGTCATTACATGGTCTGAAAATGCCGCGATCTTCAATGATGTCGGCTTTGCATTCCGCCTGACCTTCCTCAACAAGTGCGATGAGCTTGAGCGCCAGACGGTGGCTGAGTTCTATCAGCGCGCTTTCGGTGAGGAACTTCCAGAATCTGCTGCCAATATCGTATTGGCATAA
- a CDS encoding J domain-containing protein, whose product MTTHSKLFDSIRIRPKKEAEKKSSGPCCQWDGCDKPGTHRAPVGRMREGEYLHFCVDHVREYNKNFNYFSGLSDGEISKFQKDAITGNRPTWSTASNSTASARTSPDMATRRSGSAAYHNRLRDPFNFVKDAKSNPGTAKAVQRKPRTLEVKALATLGLDANSTSDMIKSRYKELVKQHHPDANGGDRGSEERFREVIQAYQLLKTAGFC is encoded by the coding sequence ATGACAACGCACTCAAAACTTTTCGACAGCATCCGCATCCGTCCCAAGAAGGAAGCGGAAAAGAAGTCCAGCGGTCCCTGCTGCCAGTGGGACGGTTGCGATAAGCCGGGCACGCATCGTGCGCCGGTCGGGCGCATGCGCGAGGGTGAATACCTTCATTTCTGCGTGGATCATGTCCGGGAATATAATAAGAATTTCAATTATTTCTCCGGTTTGTCCGACGGCGAAATCTCGAAATTCCAGAAGGATGCGATCACCGGCAATCGCCCGACTTGGTCGACGGCATCCAACTCCACCGCTTCCGCACGCACGTCGCCGGATATGGCGACCCGTCGTTCGGGTTCGGCTGCCTATCACAATCGTCTGCGCGATCCGTTCAATTTCGTCAAAGATGCGAAAAGCAATCCCGGCACTGCCAAAGCTGTGCAGCGCAAACCGCGCACTTTGGAAGTAAAGGCGCTTGCGACGCTCGGTCTTGATGCAAATTCGACTAGCGATATGATCAAGTCGCGCTATAAAGAACTTGTGAAGCAACACCATCCCGATGCAAATGGTGGTGACCGCGGGTCTGAAGAAAGATTTCGCGAGGTCATTCAGGCTTATCAATTGCTCAAGACAGCAGGTTTTTGCTAA
- a CDS encoding BolA family transcriptional regulator — translation MSIHNSKQSSMEAKLNAAFSPERLEIINESHLHAGHHHEDRGHHEVYDGTGETHFRVRIVSAKFEGMSRIARHRAINDLLKEELETGVHALALEPTAPGEATRR, via the coding sequence ATGTCCATTCACAATAGCAAACAATCTTCAATGGAAGCCAAGCTTAATGCAGCTTTCTCTCCGGAACGGCTTGAAATCATAAATGAAAGCCACCTCCATGCAGGCCATCATCACGAAGATCGTGGCCATCATGAGGTCTATGATGGTACCGGCGAAACACATTTTCGCGTGCGCATCGTATCTGCCAAGTTTGAGGGTATGAGTCGCATCGCGCGCCATCGCGCCATCAACGATCTTTTAAAAGAAGAGCTGGAAACCGGCGTTCACGCACTCGCACTGGAGCCTACTGCGCCCGGCGAAGCGACACGCCGCTGA
- a CDS encoding ClbS/DfsB family four-helix bundle protein, which yields MAVPSSKQELLEAIQTNYARLLLDLSRVEPEQTKSRTMEGHAKDTLMSVHDLVAYLTGWNELVLKWCERSDQGLTVDFPETGFKWNELGALAAKFYRDYETLSFEALLSRFETAKNALLALIKARTDTELYGVLWYEKYTLGRMIQFNTSSPYANARGRLRKWLKASA from the coding sequence ATGGCTGTGCCATCCAGCAAACAGGAACTGCTTGAGGCAATTCAAACAAATTATGCGCGGCTGTTGCTTGATCTTTCACGCGTTGAGCCGGAGCAGACCAAATCCAGAACCATGGAAGGCCATGCAAAGGACACGCTGATGAGCGTGCATGATCTCGTCGCCTATCTGACCGGATGGAACGAGCTGGTGCTCAAATGGTGCGAACGGAGCGATCAGGGGCTTACAGTCGATTTTCCGGAAACAGGTTTCAAATGGAATGAACTTGGTGCTTTAGCGGCCAAGTTTTACCGGGATTACGAAACGCTATCCTTTGAAGCGCTTTTATCGCGATTTGAAACGGCAAAGAATGCGCTGCTGGCCTTAATCAAGGCGCGTACGGACACTGAGCTTTACGGCGTCCTCTGGTATGAAAAATATACGCTGGGCCGCATGATCCAGTTCAACACGTCCTCGCCCTATGCCAATGCGCGTGGTCGTTTGCGCAAATGGCTTAAAGCGTCAGCATAA
- a CDS encoding HlyC/CorC family transporter, giving the protein MIFELWIMCGIILLCIILSGFFSGAETALTAASRARMLTYAHNGDERATVVQYLIGRRDRLIGVLLIGNNLANILASSIAANIFLHLFGDAGVAYSTLAMTIILVIFAEVLPKSWAISSPDRFSLNVARPVSAVVTFLGPVSGLVNWIVRKILRLFGVNLASGRSMLSAQEELRGAVEVLHRDKSLIKEDRDQLGGLLDLKELEVSDVMVHRTSMGTINADAPADQIVGDILASPHTRMPVWRDEIDNIVGIIHTKDLLRALYDVDNDFSRIDIMKVARKPWFVPDTTTLQDQLDAFLRRKAHIAVVVDEYGDVQGLVTLEDILEEIVGDISDEHDIDMQGLRLQPDGSILVDGSLPIRDLNRALGWKLPDEEATTVAGLVIHETQTIPEVKQAFTFHGKRFSVLKKEKNRLTRLRIVPLDADGKPLSGVVVAKVSS; this is encoded by the coding sequence ATGATTTTCGAGCTATGGATCATGTGTGGCATCATCCTGCTCTGCATCATTCTGTCGGGCTTTTTTTCCGGCGCGGAGACGGCACTGACCGCCGCATCCCGCGCCCGAATGCTCACTTACGCGCATAATGGCGATGAACGCGCTACAGTGGTTCAATATCTCATTGGAAGGCGCGACCGGCTGATTGGTGTGCTTCTGATTGGCAACAACCTCGCCAATATTCTTGCCTCGTCGATTGCTGCCAATATCTTCCTGCACCTGTTTGGTGATGCAGGGGTGGCCTATTCGACGCTGGCGATGACCATCATTCTGGTCATTTTTGCTGAAGTGCTGCCCAAATCCTGGGCCATTTCCAGCCCTGACCGATTCTCGTTGAATGTTGCACGCCCTGTTTCAGCGGTTGTAACTTTTCTCGGCCCGGTTTCGGGACTGGTGAACTGGATCGTGCGCAAAATTCTCCGATTGTTCGGTGTTAATCTCGCATCCGGCCGTTCGATGCTTTCCGCACAGGAAGAATTGCGCGGTGCGGTCGAAGTGCTGCACCGCGATAAATCGCTGATCAAGGAAGATCGTGATCAGCTTGGCGGTCTGCTGGATCTTAAAGAACTGGAAGTCAGCGATGTCATGGTGCATCGCACATCCATGGGCACGATCAATGCTGATGCGCCTGCTGATCAGATTGTCGGTGATATTCTTGCAAGCCCGCACACGCGTATGCCGGTCTGGCGGGATGAGATCGATAATATCGTCGGCATCATCCATACCAAGGATCTGCTGCGCGCGCTTTACGATGTCGATAATGATTTCTCCCGCATCGACATCATGAAAGTGGCGCGCAAACCGTGGTTTGTGCCTGACACAACCACACTTCAGGACCAGCTCGACGCGTTTCTGCGCCGCAAGGCGCATATTGCCGTCGTTGTTGACGAATATGGTGATGTGCAGGGATTGGTAACGCTGGAAGACATTCTCGAAGAGATTGTCGGCGACATTTCCGATGAACATGATATCGACATGCAGGGGCTGCGGTTGCAGCCAGACGGTTCGATTCTGGTCGATGGCTCTTTGCCGATCCGTGATCTCAACCGCGCGCTGGGTTGGAAGCTTCCGGATGAGGAAGCGACCACCGTTGCCGGTCTGGTGATTCATGAAACGCAGACCATACCGGAAGTGAAGCAGGCATTTACCTTCCACGGAAAGCGCTTTTCGGTGCTGAAAAAGGAAAAGAACCGCCTCACACGTCTGCGCATCGTGCCGCTGGATGCCGATGGCAAACCGCTTTCTGGTGTCGTCGTTGCGAAGGTTTCATCCTGA